A stretch of Gemmatimonadaceae bacterium DNA encodes these proteins:
- a CDS encoding S9 family peptidase: MSIRMSSAIVLAAAALAAARPASAQGTDTTAADTAGPHTTFRLADLRRLAQVSSPAISPDGREIAVIVSRPDWKDDKARRELDLIDVADGSSRPLTYERDGVGSPQWSPSSDRLAFVAPDTSTKKGQIWVLSMKGGDPIRLTDSKTGVASYSWSPDGRTIAYVAQDTVPDPKAIKHHEDGFQITLDNYQIRAAVQPWHLWIIPANGGKAKRLTAGRWSLETEPGGAAPPAWSRDGRSLVVVRHSSVWFGNAYRSSLVRVDTSAAADSTPQLLVGTPDTAAVRVGTTGDTLFAGEGADRPEFARTGTALAFVRARGGDLNNGNAVYVARDGAVRDATADMARNVGGFAWLPDGRSFLLTGQLGARTVMWTKSDNAPARLLDLGDVQPSGGMSVSDSGAVAFVGRTTGQPGQLYYLASPNATPKQLTHFNTFLDSLHLGRVDTVAWDGPDGFREDGVLTYPPGYEKGTELPLVLVVHGGPGSASTGIFSPLPQLLAAKGFLVFEPNYRGSTNLGDRFQHAIFRNTGDGPGKDVMAGLAAVEKLGVVDTSRIGVSGWSYGGYMTTWLTGHYHLWKAAVAGAALTDWVMDYTIAFYQQGDLYFFGGSPWSKEYWDIWREQSPIAYARNVTAPTLVMGDVGDPNVPIVNSLEWYHAIRDNGVETQFWAYPADTHFPGDIVRQTDIYGRWIDWMVRHLKPGDWQK, encoded by the coding sequence GGTGAGCAGCCCCGCGATCAGTCCCGACGGACGGGAGATCGCGGTCATCGTGTCGCGGCCGGACTGGAAGGACGACAAGGCGCGCCGCGAGCTCGACCTGATCGACGTCGCCGACGGCTCCAGCCGCCCCCTGACGTACGAGCGCGACGGCGTCGGCTCGCCCCAGTGGTCGCCCTCGAGCGACCGGCTCGCCTTCGTCGCGCCGGACACGTCCACCAAGAAGGGCCAGATCTGGGTGCTGAGCATGAAGGGCGGCGACCCGATCCGCCTCACCGATTCGAAGACCGGCGTCGCGTCGTACTCGTGGAGCCCCGACGGGCGCACCATCGCCTACGTCGCGCAGGACACCGTGCCCGATCCCAAGGCCATCAAGCACCACGAGGACGGCTTCCAGATCACGCTCGACAACTACCAGATCCGCGCCGCGGTCCAGCCCTGGCATCTGTGGATCATCCCCGCGAACGGCGGCAAGGCCAAGCGCCTCACCGCCGGCCGCTGGAGTCTCGAGACCGAACCTGGCGGCGCGGCGCCGCCCGCGTGGAGCCGCGACGGCAGGTCCCTCGTCGTGGTCCGCCATTCGAGCGTCTGGTTCGGAAATGCCTATCGCTCTTCGCTCGTGCGCGTCGACACCTCGGCGGCCGCCGACTCCACGCCGCAGCTGCTCGTCGGCACGCCCGACACCGCCGCCGTGCGCGTCGGGACTACTGGCGATACGCTGTTCGCGGGGGAGGGCGCCGATCGCCCCGAGTTCGCGCGCACGGGAACCGCGCTCGCGTTCGTGCGCGCCCGCGGCGGCGACCTGAACAACGGCAATGCCGTGTACGTCGCGCGGGACGGCGCGGTGCGCGACGCCACCGCCGACATGGCGCGCAACGTCGGCGGCTTCGCCTGGCTCCCCGACGGCCGGTCCTTCCTGCTCACGGGACAGCTCGGCGCGCGCACGGTCATGTGGACCAAGTCCGACAATGCGCCGGCCCGTCTTCTCGATCTGGGCGACGTGCAGCCCTCGGGAGGGATGAGCGTTTCGGACAGCGGAGCCGTGGCGTTCGTCGGTCGCACGACGGGCCAGCCCGGCCAGCTCTACTACCTGGCCTCGCCGAACGCGACGCCGAAGCAGCTCACCCATTTCAACACGTTCCTCGACTCGCTGCACCTGGGCCGGGTGGACACGGTCGCGTGGGATGGGCCCGACGGCTTTCGCGAGGACGGCGTGCTCACCTATCCCCCGGGTTACGAGAAGGGGACTGAGCTTCCGCTGGTTCTCGTGGTCCACGGCGGTCCGGGGTCGGCGTCCACGGGAATCTTCTCGCCGCTGCCGCAGCTCCTGGCCGCGAAGGGCTTCCTGGTGTTCGAGCCCAACTACCGGGGCAGCACGAATCTCGGCGACCGGTTTCAGCACGCCATCTTCCGCAACACCGGCGACGGTCCCGGCAAGGACGTCATGGCGGGGCTGGCCGCGGTCGAGAAGCTGGGCGTGGTGGATACGAGCCGCATTGGCGTGTCGGGCTGGTCGTACGGCGGCTACATGACCACCTGGCTCACCGGCCATTACCATTTGTGGAAGGCGGCCGTGGCCGGCGCCGCACTCACCGACTGGGTCATGGACTACACCATCGCCTTCTACCAGCAGGGCGATCTGTACTTCTTCGGCGGTTCGCCGTGGAGCAAGGAATACTGGGATATCTGGCGTGAGCAGTCGCCCATCGCCTACGCCCGGAACGTGACCGCGCCCACCCTCGTCATGGGCGACGTCGGCGATCCCAACGTGCCCATCGTGAACAGCCTCGAGTGGTATCACGCCATCCGGGACAACGGCGTCGAGACCCAGTTCTGGGCCTACCCGGCCGACACGCACTTCCCGGGCGACATCGTCCGCCAGACCGACATCTACGGCCGCTGGATCGACTGGATGGTGCGCCATCTCAAACCGGGCGACTGGCAGAAATAG